The following are from one region of the Hydrogenophaga sp. BPS33 genome:
- a CDS encoding MaoC family dehydratase: protein MKTTLEQLQNAVLYWDDLPVGTRYTTSSRTVTETDIVAFAGLTADYNRAHVDDEFAKTSHFGKRIAHGMLVASISVGLNTRTIQNQLMENALIALLENKLAFPKPTFCGDTIEVEVEVAEQHTTSKPDKGVIVFKRRTFNQRREIVVDSTVTLLMKRRPLDT, encoded by the coding sequence ATGAAAACCACACTTGAACAACTTCAGAACGCCGTGCTGTACTGGGACGATCTCCCGGTCGGCACGCGCTACACCACCTCGTCACGAACCGTCACAGAAACGGACATCGTCGCGTTCGCGGGCCTCACGGCCGACTACAACCGGGCGCACGTCGACGATGAGTTCGCCAAGACCAGCCACTTCGGCAAGCGCATCGCGCACGGCATGCTGGTCGCGTCCATTAGCGTGGGGCTGAACACCCGGACCATCCAGAACCAGCTGATGGAGAACGCCTTGATCGCCTTGCTGGAGAACAAACTCGCCTTCCCTAAGCCGACGTTCTGTGGCGACACGATCGAGGTCGAGGTGGAAGTGGCCGAGCAGCACACCACGAGCAAGCCCGACAAGGGTGTCATCGTCTTCAAGCGTCGCACTTTCAACCAGCGCCGCGAGATCGTGGTGGACTCCACGGTGACGCTGCTGATGAAACGCCGCCCCCTCGATACCTAA
- a CDS encoding acetolactate synthase large subunit, with translation MNGAESLVRTLVDGGVELCFANPGTSEMHFVAALDSVSGMRCVLCLFEGVATGAADGYYRMARKPAASLLHVGSGLGNGLANLHNARKARSGIVNIVGNHAVYHQQHDTPLSADVEAVARPMSDWVRSATSSRTVAADAADAIAVACQPPGRIASLILPANTAWEAADGPAAPRSVQPRSTVSRELVRNVASILQANEGVTLLLGDAGLYARAKELAGRIAAKTGCSLLSEYQSAREERGVGRVAIARIPYSVDSAVAMLRETRHLILIGAKPPVAFFAYPEKPSVLTQPDCQLTTLANADEDIEQALYALAEELGALDTPPLQVATGPRPLPAKGPFTLEGIAQSLAAFIPDDAVVVDESVSSGRGFAPITQNAAPHDWLSPMGGSIGFGLPQAVGAAVAVPDRKVILLQADGSAMYTLSAMWTMAREQLNIVIVVFSNRGYKILLGELANVGGGKPGGNAMRMMTIDDPALDWQALARGFGMTSSRACNLDEFNRELALGIDHKGPHLIELVL, from the coding sequence ATGAACGGCGCAGAGAGTCTTGTCCGCACGCTGGTCGACGGGGGCGTGGAACTATGTTTCGCCAATCCAGGAACCTCGGAGATGCACTTTGTCGCGGCGCTCGACAGCGTGTCAGGTATGCGTTGTGTACTCTGCTTGTTCGAAGGAGTGGCGACGGGCGCAGCTGACGGGTACTACCGCATGGCAAGAAAGCCTGCTGCGTCCCTGCTACATGTTGGCTCCGGCTTGGGCAACGGGTTGGCCAATCTTCACAACGCTCGCAAGGCGCGCTCGGGCATAGTCAACATCGTCGGGAATCATGCGGTGTATCACCAGCAACACGACACACCGTTGTCCGCCGACGTGGAAGCAGTAGCCCGGCCGATGTCGGATTGGGTTCGCAGCGCAACCAGTTCGCGCACTGTCGCTGCAGATGCTGCTGACGCCATCGCAGTAGCCTGCCAGCCGCCTGGTCGAATCGCAAGCTTGATCCTTCCCGCCAACACCGCGTGGGAGGCTGCTGATGGCCCGGCAGCTCCACGAAGCGTTCAACCCCGATCAACCGTCTCCAGAGAACTTGTCCGGAACGTCGCATCAATCTTGCAAGCGAACGAGGGTGTCACTCTGTTGCTAGGCGACGCTGGGCTCTACGCGCGCGCCAAGGAGCTGGCCGGGCGAATCGCGGCCAAGACAGGGTGCAGCTTACTTTCTGAATATCAGAGTGCCAGGGAGGAGCGTGGGGTGGGCCGAGTGGCCATCGCACGCATTCCGTACTCCGTCGACTCAGCGGTAGCCATGCTCCGTGAGACGCGTCATCTAATTTTGATTGGCGCCAAACCACCTGTCGCCTTCTTCGCTTACCCGGAGAAGCCAAGTGTGCTGACACAGCCAGATTGTCAACTCACCACTCTGGCGAACGCGGACGAAGACATTGAGCAGGCTCTGTATGCACTTGCTGAAGAACTAGGTGCGCTGGACACACCACCCCTGCAAGTGGCTACAGGACCTCGCCCGCTTCCTGCGAAGGGCCCGTTCACACTTGAGGGTATAGCTCAATCGCTTGCTGCTTTCATACCAGACGACGCCGTTGTAGTCGATGAGTCCGTCTCGTCGGGTCGCGGTTTTGCCCCAATTACCCAGAACGCAGCTCCGCACGACTGGCTATCTCCGATGGGCGGATCGATTGGTTTCGGCCTACCACAGGCTGTGGGCGCGGCGGTGGCAGTGCCAGATCGCAAAGTGATTCTCCTGCAGGCAGACGGTAGTGCGATGTACACCCTTTCCGCCATGTGGACCATGGCTCGTGAGCAGCTAAACATCGTCATCGTTGTGTTCTCGAATCGCGGTTACAAGATCCTACTGGGGGAGCTGGCTAATGTTGGGGGAGGAAAACCAGGCGGCAACGCAATGCGCATGATGACCATTGATGATCCAGCACTTGACTGGCAAGCGCTTGCGAGAGGCTTTGGCATGACATCCAGCCGTGCTTGCAATCTTGACGAGTTCAATCGGGAGCTTGCGCTTGGCATCGACCACAAGGGTCCTCACCTCATTGAACTCGTGCTGTAG
- a CDS encoding acetate--CoA ligase family protein — MSHSFSDLSRLVLPRSVALVGASDRPDSIGGRALDNLTTHSKFTGQLHLVNPTKTSIAGRPCVPSVLDIADAPDLAVVAVKADAVLQVLEDCGRRGVKFAIVFTSGFGETGEEGRQVEQQMRDIVARTGMRIYGPNCPGLNNINASLGFTFSPAFRFDRKAGPIGLATQGGGLGRTFVQAMERGVGTGLWCSAGNEADLEVSDFIHYMAGAEDIRVIATCLEGIRNGPRFMEACLHAARQGKPVIAMKIGKSDYGRKAAQSHTAAITGSAEVNSAVFRELGVIEVEDIDELVNTASVMARGQPTGHEKIAVYCFSGGTAALAADKVGSAGLTLSAFSDETTRRLRAQLPSYAAMDNPVDTTADVLSKPEIGYEALKAVCEDPDVGLVLYPFPIEYGAVTTSAAASAVRVQGEVATPIVPVWMSDKLGGGWNELVNGGLMPMHSVSAAVQSIARYVDHGRWKQTTSPDWRPLALADPASPALQTELPATSLSEVAAKDILRAAGIDVPRSLTVDNADGARQAFQSLGAGAVAMKIVSTEILHKTDVGGVRLGISSEDAAASAYEGIVDSVKRLAGGQAFEGVMLEQMLEGPFVEVVVGIRRDESFGHLCTFGLGGVSVELFKDVSRRLLPISLPRAHAMIAETQCARLLEGHRGKPPMDVEALASALVQLSELVARHPDTIEEIEINPLAVRPREQGVVALDAVISIRGKEPSAW; from the coding sequence ATGTCACATTCCTTTTCTGATTTGTCCCGACTCGTTCTCCCCCGGTCCGTCGCGCTTGTGGGCGCGTCCGACCGGCCCGATAGCATCGGTGGGCGCGCGCTGGATAACCTTACGACGCACTCGAAATTCACGGGCCAGCTCCACCTGGTCAACCCCACGAAAACGAGTATCGCGGGCCGCCCGTGTGTGCCATCGGTACTGGACATTGCCGACGCGCCTGATCTGGCTGTGGTGGCGGTGAAAGCCGATGCAGTCCTCCAGGTGCTGGAAGACTGCGGAAGACGCGGCGTCAAGTTCGCCATCGTCTTTACCTCGGGGTTCGGCGAAACCGGTGAAGAGGGCCGGCAGGTGGAGCAGCAGATGCGCGACATCGTGGCTCGCACCGGCATGCGCATCTACGGCCCCAACTGTCCAGGCCTGAACAACATTAACGCTTCGCTAGGCTTCACGTTCTCGCCCGCCTTCCGGTTTGATCGCAAGGCCGGTCCCATCGGTCTGGCGACACAGGGCGGTGGCCTGGGACGCACCTTCGTCCAGGCGATGGAGCGCGGCGTGGGCACGGGTCTGTGGTGCTCAGCCGGGAACGAAGCCGACCTGGAGGTTTCCGACTTCATCCACTACATGGCGGGCGCGGAAGACATCCGAGTCATCGCCACTTGCCTGGAGGGCATCCGGAACGGCCCTCGCTTCATGGAGGCCTGCCTGCACGCGGCCCGCCAGGGGAAGCCCGTCATAGCGATGAAGATTGGCAAGTCCGACTACGGGCGAAAGGCGGCGCAATCGCACACGGCGGCGATCACCGGTTCTGCCGAGGTCAACAGCGCCGTGTTCAGGGAACTCGGGGTGATCGAAGTAGAGGATATCGACGAGCTCGTGAACACCGCATCGGTCATGGCGCGGGGACAGCCGACGGGGCACGAGAAGATCGCGGTGTACTGCTTCTCCGGCGGCACGGCGGCACTGGCCGCGGACAAAGTGGGCTCTGCAGGTCTCACCCTGTCGGCCTTCTCGGACGAGACAACGCGCAGGCTGCGCGCCCAGTTGCCGTCTTACGCGGCGATGGACAATCCTGTGGACACCACGGCCGACGTGCTCAGCAAGCCGGAGATCGGGTACGAGGCGCTCAAGGCAGTGTGCGAGGACCCCGACGTGGGCTTGGTGCTCTACCCTTTCCCCATCGAGTATGGGGCGGTGACCACCAGCGCCGCTGCCAGCGCCGTGCGCGTCCAAGGCGAGGTCGCCACCCCGATCGTGCCGGTCTGGATGAGCGACAAGCTGGGAGGTGGCTGGAACGAGCTGGTCAACGGTGGCCTGATGCCGATGCACTCGGTCAGTGCCGCGGTCCAGTCGATCGCGCGGTACGTGGACCATGGCCGCTGGAAGCAGACCACCTCGCCCGACTGGCGCCCGCTGGCACTGGCCGACCCTGCCTCGCCAGCGCTCCAGACGGAGTTGCCCGCCACCTCGCTGAGCGAGGTGGCGGCGAAAGACATCCTGCGCGCGGCCGGCATCGACGTGCCGCGGTCGCTCACCGTGGACAACGCAGATGGCGCCAGGCAGGCGTTCCAGTCGCTCGGCGCGGGAGCGGTAGCCATGAAGATTGTCAGCACCGAGATCCTGCACAAGACAGACGTAGGCGGTGTCCGCCTGGGCATCTCGTCTGAAGACGCGGCGGCTTCTGCTTACGAAGGCATCGTGGACAGCGTCAAGCGGCTGGCTGGCGGACAGGCCTTCGAAGGCGTGATGCTCGAACAGATGCTCGAAGGTCCCTTTGTCGAAGTCGTGGTGGGCATTCGCCGCGACGAAAGCTTCGGACACCTGTGCACGTTCGGCCTGGGTGGGGTCAGCGTCGAACTGTTCAAGGACGTCAGCCGCCGGCTGCTGCCCATCTCGTTGCCGCGTGCCCACGCCATGATCGCCGAGACCCAATGCGCCCGCCTGCTCGAAGGGCACCGTGGCAAGCCACCGATGGATGTGGAGGCGCTGGCCAGCGCACTGGTGCAGCTCAGCGAGCTGGTGGCCCGGCATCCGGACACCATCGAAGAAATCGAAATCAACCCACTGGCCGTCAGGCCCAGAGAACAAGGCGTCGTTGCCCTCGACGCCGTCATCAGCATCCGTGGAAAGGAACCTTCAGCATGGTAA
- a CDS encoding IclR family transcriptional regulator, translated as MPAFVPAAARALALFEVFAREKRELSNTELAKHLNLPESSCSDLVGTLLDIGYLAKSARSRRLYPTSRLYSVAAEVNKNDTTTAWLEEACEMLRDKTGESTLCGKIVDGVVHVLAFCEGRYPLRYTSAQGEKISLHVSALGKAILALGTPAEAVQQLKLKPMRKLASGTMTELPALSKQIAQFKQNGWSLVENEGAEDLAAFAMAGNIGAEQLAISVVGPVGRIRLNKKEYLAALAEVSEYLFRPS; from the coding sequence ATGCCTGCATTTGTCCCTGCTGCTGCACGCGCACTAGCATTGTTTGAGGTCTTTGCTCGAGAAAAGCGCGAGCTCTCCAATACCGAGTTAGCAAAGCACCTAAATCTTCCTGAAAGCAGCTGCTCAGACTTGGTGGGTACCTTGCTCGATATTGGTTATCTGGCCAAGTCCGCGCGCTCCCGTCGGCTCTATCCCACCAGTCGTCTCTACTCTGTCGCCGCCGAAGTCAATAAGAACGACACCACGACGGCTTGGCTAGAGGAAGCCTGCGAGATGCTCAGAGACAAGACGGGTGAGAGTACGTTGTGCGGAAAGATCGTCGATGGGGTGGTCCACGTACTGGCATTCTGTGAGGGACGCTATCCCCTCCGCTACACCTCGGCGCAGGGGGAGAAGATTAGTCTGCATGTTTCTGCACTCGGCAAGGCAATACTGGCACTCGGCACGCCGGCAGAAGCTGTGCAGCAGTTGAAACTAAAGCCCATGCGAAAACTAGCGTCCGGCACGATGACTGAGCTCCCGGCACTCTCCAAGCAGATTGCGCAATTCAAGCAGAACGGGTGGTCACTGGTCGAAAACGAGGGCGCGGAAGACCTCGCTGCCTTTGCGATGGCTGGCAACATCGGGGCAGAGCAGTTGGCTATCTCGGTGGTGGGTCCTGTGGGCCGAATCCGACTGAACAAAAAGGAGTATTTAGCCGCTCTAGCCGAGGTCAGCGAATACTTGTTCAGACCCTCCTAG
- a CDS encoding Bug family tripartite tricarboxylate transporter substrate binding protein has product MIKLVVPFPPGGVVDTGARLIGRKLSEQLAQPVVIENKPGAGGNIGSAYVAKSEADGYTMLLGTQGTQVANQFLYKAPGFDAERDLVSVHDVFAVPNVIVTSDMSIRSLEELITRAKAQPGKLAYASPGNGTGSHLTAELFSQITGIQLHHIPYRGSAAAITDVLGGNVPVAFDFAVTTMPHVQTGKLRALAVTSAVRIPALPDVPSVRELGISEAESTSWTGLFVPRNTPVAVVKRLETAMGQVMRDPEVVGSVVKFGAVVTNMGNPRFVDFVRSERVKWQAIVKRSGATLD; this is encoded by the coding sequence GTGATCAAACTTGTCGTTCCCTTCCCTCCGGGCGGTGTCGTCGACACCGGAGCTCGACTGATTGGCCGCAAGCTCTCGGAGCAGTTGGCACAACCTGTGGTGATTGAGAACAAACCAGGCGCCGGAGGGAACATCGGATCAGCCTACGTGGCCAAGTCTGAAGCCGACGGTTACACGATGCTGCTGGGCACGCAGGGTACACAAGTCGCCAACCAGTTTTTATACAAAGCGCCAGGCTTTGACGCAGAGCGCGACCTCGTTTCAGTGCATGACGTATTTGCGGTGCCGAATGTGATCGTCACATCGGACATGTCGATCCGAAGTCTTGAGGAGTTGATCACGAGGGCTAAGGCGCAACCTGGAAAGCTCGCTTACGCCTCACCTGGCAACGGCACCGGCTCGCATCTCACCGCCGAACTGTTTAGTCAGATCACTGGCATCCAGTTGCACCACATCCCTTACCGAGGTAGCGCTGCCGCTATCACCGATGTGTTGGGAGGAAACGTTCCTGTGGCATTCGACTTCGCTGTCACCACAATGCCCCACGTTCAGACGGGCAAGCTTCGAGCGCTGGCTGTCACGAGCGCAGTGAGAATTCCTGCGTTGCCAGACGTCCCCTCAGTGCGTGAGCTAGGCATCTCTGAGGCTGAGTCCACGTCGTGGACGGGTCTCTTCGTCCCGCGAAACACGCCTGTGGCAGTGGTTAAACGACTTGAGACGGCCATGGGGCAAGTTATGCGCGATCCGGAGGTCGTAGGCAGCGTCGTGAAATTTGGTGCTGTGGTCACGAACATGGGCAACCCGCGATTCGTGGACTTTGTTCGATCGGAACGCGTGAAGTGGCAAGCGATCGTGAAACGATCCGGTGCCACGCTCGACTGA
- a CDS encoding mandelate racemase/muconate lactonizing enzyme family protein yields MKIREIRARHLQIPLEVDVLGPAHEVRRSVCYVEVKTDCGIVGHGVTAITHAGVVATAINEVVAPAILNLDPMNHEALWQKMYWLLSPRGQTGISGHAIAALDTAFWDIKGKSLQQPIWKLLGGARDKVQLYTTFGFHELDCEKLVDAAQRWKAKGHTRLKMEVSYQAIQRRDSGAPVMATIREDARRIRAVREAIGADAELSIDANCSLDLLHALQLANWVDDCDLAYFEEPITQNDIRQMLELKRRTGMLIAAGQNEALLFRYRDMIDAGAVDLVQPNCVLGGGFTQCVKVAAYAEAHNLPILNGGGWPFHNMHLHAGLANGSLVEYHHLFVLASEQIFQGLPEPVAGYIQLPVAPGLGFEPRLDAIEEFTV; encoded by the coding sequence ATGAAGATTCGAGAGATTCGCGCCAGGCACCTTCAGATTCCACTGGAAGTGGATGTATTGGGGCCGGCCCACGAAGTCCGCCGATCAGTTTGCTATGTCGAGGTCAAGACGGACTGCGGCATAGTTGGGCATGGCGTAACAGCAATCACTCATGCCGGCGTAGTTGCGACTGCAATCAACGAAGTGGTCGCACCAGCAATCCTGAATCTGGATCCGATGAACCACGAGGCGCTGTGGCAAAAAATGTACTGGTTGTTGTCGCCGCGAGGCCAGACTGGCATCTCGGGACATGCGATTGCAGCCTTAGACACGGCTTTTTGGGACATTAAGGGTAAGTCGCTGCAGCAGCCCATTTGGAAGCTACTCGGAGGAGCGCGTGACAAGGTGCAGCTCTACACCACTTTTGGATTTCATGAGCTCGATTGCGAGAAGTTGGTGGATGCAGCGCAGCGCTGGAAGGCCAAAGGGCACACGCGTCTAAAAATGGAAGTCTCCTACCAGGCCATCCAGCGGCGTGACAGCGGCGCACCCGTGATGGCAACCATTCGTGAGGATGCGCGGCGCATCCGTGCTGTGCGCGAAGCAATTGGTGCTGATGCGGAGCTCTCGATTGACGCGAATTGCAGCTTAGACCTTCTACATGCACTTCAGCTCGCCAACTGGGTTGACGATTGCGATCTTGCATACTTTGAGGAGCCGATCACGCAGAATGACATCCGGCAGATGCTAGAGCTTAAACGTCGCACCGGCATGCTCATAGCTGCCGGGCAAAACGAGGCTTTGCTTTTCCGCTATAGAGACATGATTGATGCGGGTGCAGTTGATCTTGTACAACCGAACTGCGTTCTGGGTGGGGGATTCACGCAATGCGTCAAAGTTGCCGCATATGCAGAAGCTCACAATCTGCCCATTCTCAATGGTGGCGGGTGGCCTTTCCACAACATGCATTTGCACGCAGGGCTCGCCAATGGCTCACTGGTTGAGTATCACCACCTATTTGTGCTGGCGTCCGAGCAGATCTTTCAGGGTCTTCCCGAGCCTGTAGCTGGCTACATCCAACTGCCGGTCGCTCCTGGTCTTGGGTTCGAGCCTCGTCTTGATGCGATTGAAGAGTTCACTGTGTGA
- a CDS encoding acyl-CoA dehydrogenase family protein codes for MSIDASEQAELRTSVRRFLTQNVVPHIEVSERDGTFPFELLASLRDFGLVGGLLSESDGGMGIDTQTWAMLMEEAGYCWLSMRVLLSGIHIVGTILSDHGSPHQREQFLRPLLENARRVFVAISEPDVGSNVSDIKTKAVLNGDHYQLSGTKLWITNGMNADFGIVVARTYSEKSKGELSLFLVDANETEFSRRGVETMVLKSTGTAELSFDNAIVPAENLLGGEGEGLRLILAGLNIGRLNVAMGAVGAAQHALDLSIDYAKSRRQFGRQIASFQLVQKNIVDMTMKVQAARALGQLAAAALSSGAPSRLECSIAKLYATEAAHEVANLALQVHGGMGYASGYPIERIFRDTRGGMIPEGTTEIQTLIIGRELLGISALT; via the coding sequence GTGAGTATCGATGCTAGCGAGCAGGCTGAGCTGAGAACAAGCGTTCGAAGATTCTTGACTCAGAACGTAGTGCCACATATCGAAGTCAGCGAGAGAGATGGGACTTTTCCGTTCGAGCTACTTGCTTCACTCCGCGACTTCGGTTTGGTAGGAGGTCTGCTCTCTGAGTCGGACGGTGGAATGGGCATCGATACCCAGACGTGGGCGATGTTGATGGAGGAGGCTGGCTACTGCTGGCTTTCCATGCGCGTTCTTCTCAGCGGCATACATATCGTCGGCACGATACTGAGTGACCATGGATCTCCGCACCAGAGAGAGCAATTTCTGCGTCCTTTGTTGGAAAACGCGAGAAGGGTCTTCGTCGCAATTTCAGAGCCTGACGTGGGATCCAACGTTTCTGACATCAAGACCAAGGCAGTACTCAACGGTGACCACTACCAGCTATCTGGAACCAAGCTATGGATCACCAATGGCATGAATGCCGACTTTGGCATTGTTGTCGCGCGGACGTACAGCGAGAAGAGCAAGGGAGAGCTCTCACTGTTCCTGGTTGACGCCAACGAAACCGAATTCAGCCGGCGAGGGGTCGAAACGATGGTCCTGAAGTCGACTGGCACGGCCGAATTGAGCTTCGACAACGCGATCGTTCCTGCGGAGAACCTTTTGGGGGGAGAGGGTGAAGGGCTGCGCTTGATCTTGGCAGGGCTCAACATTGGAAGGCTGAATGTAGCGATGGGTGCCGTTGGCGCTGCTCAGCATGCCTTAGATCTGTCGATCGACTACGCAAAGTCCCGTAGACAGTTTGGGCGACAGATCGCGTCCTTTCAGTTGGTACAGAAAAACATCGTCGACATGACGATGAAGGTACAGGCAGCGCGAGCGCTCGGTCAGCTTGCTGCAGCTGCGCTTTCCTCCGGCGCACCATCTCGGTTGGAGTGCTCCATCGCAAAGCTGTATGCCACAGAGGCTGCGCACGAGGTGGCCAACTTGGCTCTTCAAGTTCATGGAGGGATGGGCTACGCCAGCGGTTATCCCATCGAAAGAATCTTCCGAGACACGCGAGGAGGAATGATTCCAGAAGGGACCACCGAGATACAAACGTTGATCATCGGCAGAGAACTGTTGGGCATTTCGGCCTTGACATAA
- a CDS encoding SDR family NAD(P)-dependent oxidoreductase has translation MNLGIAGKNAIVCGGSKGLGAACATALAAEGVNVTLVARHADELERTATQIQQAHPESAIRVLVADLSTAEGQETLFLQHPTTEILVTNAGGPAPGDFRNWSEAEWLAALRLNMLMPIQLIQHYVDDMAEAGFGRIVNITSSAVKAPIEELGLSNGARSGLTGFVAGLARSPQLASRNVTVNNLLPGAFRTDRMAEMFSAAVARLGGTTAEHMDRRVSIIPARRFGEPLEFGHCCAFLCSAYTGYITGQNILIDGGSYRGTF, from the coding sequence ATGAATCTGGGAATTGCAGGAAAAAACGCGATCGTGTGCGGTGGTAGCAAGGGTCTGGGCGCCGCATGCGCTACCGCTCTCGCTGCAGAAGGCGTAAACGTGACTCTTGTAGCTCGACATGCGGATGAACTAGAGCGAACGGCTACACAGATCCAACAAGCGCATCCAGAGAGTGCAATACGAGTGCTGGTTGCGGACTTGAGTACCGCTGAAGGTCAGGAGACTCTCTTCCTGCAACATCCAACAACCGAAATACTGGTAACCAACGCGGGTGGACCTGCGCCTGGAGACTTCAGAAACTGGTCAGAAGCCGAATGGTTGGCAGCACTGCGCCTGAACATGCTGATGCCCATACAGCTGATTCAACACTATGTGGACGACATGGCCGAGGCAGGATTTGGGCGCATCGTTAACATAACATCGAGTGCAGTAAAGGCGCCGATCGAGGAGCTAGGCTTGTCCAACGGGGCGCGTTCCGGACTAACTGGCTTTGTGGCGGGCTTGGCACGCTCGCCACAGCTTGCGTCCCGAAACGTCACGGTGAACAATTTGCTTCCAGGGGCATTCCGAACCGACCGCATGGCAGAAATGTTCTCTGCAGCTGTCGCTCGTCTAGGCGGCACTACAGCCGAACACATGGATCGCCGGGTGAGCATTATCCCTGCAAGGCGATTCGGAGAGCCGTTGGAGTTTGGCCACTGTTGCGCATTCCTATGCAGTGCTTACACCGGATACATCACAGGGCAAAACATCCTTATTGATGGAGGAAGCTATCGGGGCACATTCTAA
- a CDS encoding citryl-CoA lyase: protein MVKTEIGYTTVDAITVRGLNLANDILGKFDFVDMVVLTTMGRKPSAQEKVMLNLLLVTAADHGLTPSALSARLTYLGAPEALQGAVASGLLGAGSVFLGTTQNAAQMLIDGAQGLSDASDEQAVAKAAADLVASMKAARRPVFGVGHPIHVNGDPRVPVMREISQAEGFYGIHWRLMDAIAAHLQSLGKRLPMNAVGACAAIIADMKLDPLLGRGLMLTGRCAGLVGHILEERATPIGQELWDLVLSQDPRNEVP, encoded by the coding sequence ATGGTAAAGACAGAAATCGGCTACACGACCGTGGACGCCATCACCGTTCGTGGCTTGAACCTGGCCAACGACATCCTGGGCAAGTTCGACTTCGTGGACATGGTGGTGCTCACCACCATGGGGCGCAAGCCTTCCGCCCAGGAGAAGGTGATGCTCAACCTCCTGTTGGTCACGGCGGCGGACCATGGCCTCACCCCCAGCGCGTTGAGCGCGAGGCTGACCTACTTGGGTGCCCCCGAAGCCCTGCAGGGAGCGGTGGCGTCTGGGTTGCTGGGCGCAGGCAGCGTATTCCTCGGCACGACGCAGAATGCGGCCCAGATGCTAATTGATGGGGCACAAGGCCTGTCCGACGCATCGGATGAACAGGCTGTTGCAAAGGCGGCGGCAGACCTCGTGGCCAGCATGAAGGCCGCCCGCAGGCCTGTGTTCGGCGTCGGCCACCCCATTCACGTCAACGGCGACCCGCGCGTGCCCGTGATGCGCGAGATATCGCAAGCGGAAGGCTTCTACGGCATTCACTGGCGCCTGATGGACGCGATCGCCGCCCACCTCCAGTCGCTCGGCAAGCGTCTGCCCATGAACGCGGTCGGCGCGTGCGCCGCCATCATCGCGGACATGAAGCTCGACCCCCTGCTCGGTCGGGGCCTGATGCTGACAGGCCGTTGTGCGGGCCTCGTGGGCCACATACTGGAAGAACGGGCCACCCCGATCGGCCAGGAGCTCTGGGACCTCGTGTTGTCACAAGACCCTCGCAACGAAGTTCCGTGA